The sequence GACCGGACGATCGCCCGGGCGGCGGCGCTCGCGCGGCTCCTCGCGGTCCTCCGCGATTTCGCCGAACTCACGGCCGCTGGACTCGCGCAGCATGGTGAATAGCACGCTCGCCACGTCGGTGGGCGTGAAGCCCTGCTCGAGCAGGCGGTCCATCTGGTCCTGGTACGAATTGAACTTCGACTCGGTGAGGCGGTCCTTCACTTCCTCGAAAAGCTGGTCGGCGAGCTTGCCCTCCACCTGCTCCTGGGACGGCACGCGCTCGCGGCGGATCGGGTGGCGCGTGTAGCGCTCGATCATCTCCAGGCGGTGGATCTCACGCCCGAACACGAAGCTCACCGCGCGGCCGCTGCGACCGGCACGACCGGTGCGGCCGATGCGGTGCACGTAATCCTCCGGGTCCTGCGGCAGGTCGTAGTTGAACACCGCCTCGATGTCCTCGACGTCCAAGCCGCGCGCGGCCACATCGGTGGCGACGAGCACCTCGATGATGCCGTCGCGGAAACGCTTCAGCACGCGCTCGCGCATCTGCTGGGTGATGTCACCGTGGAGGCGGTCGGCGGAATAGCCACGCGCCAGCAGCGCCTCGGTGCACTCGTCCACCGCGCGTTTGGTGTTACAGAAAATGATCGCAAGCTTCGGGGCCTCCATGTCGAGCAGGCGGGAGATCACCTCCACCTTCGAGCGCTCACGCACCTCGATGCACGATTGGTCGATGGTCGAGACGGTCATCGACTTCTGCTCCACCTTCACCGTCTTCGGATCGCGGCCGAAGTGCTCGATCAGGCGCTTCACGCCCTGGCTCATCGTCGCGGAGAAGAACAGCGTCTGGCGCTCCTTCGGCAGGGCCGCGAGCATCTCCTCCATCTCCTCACGGAAACCGAGGTCGAGCATGCGGTCCGCCTCATCCAGCACCACGTGGGCGATCCGGGAGGTATCGAAGGAACCGCGGCGCACGTGATCGAGCAGGCGGCCCGGGGTTCCCACCACGATGTGGGCACCGTCCCGCAGCGCGCGGAGCTGGCGGTCCATCGGCGCGCCACCGTACACCGGCACCGCGCGCAGGCCGCGCATCTTTTCGCCGAGGCGGTGGACTTCCTCGCAGACCTGCACCGCGAGCTCGCGGGTCGGGCACACCATCAGCGCCTGCGGCGCGTGCACCTTCAGGTCGATCTTCGCCAGCACCGGCAGCGCGAAGGCCGCGGTCTTGCCGGAGCCGGTCTGGGAAAGGCCGAGCAAGTCGGAGCCGGTGAGAGCCACCGGGATGGAAAGCGCCTGGATCGGCGACGGGCGCTCGAAACCCAGGGATTCAATGGCGGCGAGCAATTCCTCGGGAAGCCCGAGTTCGGAGAAGGGAGGCGTGTCCATGCGCGTGACGGGGATTCGGCAGCCCCGAGCGATGACAGCGCCAGGCGACCAAATAAAGCCGGAAAAACCATTCGCTCCGGCGGGGGGCGGAGACTGACCCGCTTTTTCCCGGTGGCAAGAACGAAAAAAACCTGCGCCAAACCCGCGGCCCGGGTCGGGCTCCCGGAGCCGCACGAAAGAAGAGCCCGCGCCGGAAACGCCGCTCAATCCAGCGTCTCGCGCAATTCCGCGATCAACGCCGCGTCCTCCTCCTGCTTCAGCCCGGCGAAGGACGAAGCCAGATTCAGCAGCACGCGGTTCAGGATCATGTTCGGCTCGGCGGCGAATTTCAGCGCCTCGCGCTGTTCGCGGCCGAGTTCCGGATGGGCGGCCAGCAGCGAGGCAAGGTGGTGGCGTTTCCCGGAATCGAAGCAATCGACGATCACCGGCTGACCCTCGTCCTGAATGCGGCAGAGGAAGTGGCCGGGGAAGCCGACGCCGGTGACGTCCAGGTCCAGACGCCGCGCGGTGAAGAGAAACACCAGGCACAGCCCGATCGGATTCGACGTGCCGGCTTCGATCACGAACGCCAGGTCCGAGTTACGCGGGTCGTAGTATGACTCCTTGTTGCCGCGGAAGCGCCCGGACTCGAACAGATACTGGCGCAGCGCCTCCTCCGAATCCGCGCCGCCGTTCTCCTCCGCCTCTTCGGCGAGCAGGTCGAGCGCGTCGGACAGCGACTGGCGCATCGTCACGCCGTCGTGGAGGAAATCGGAAAGCAAGCGAAGCAGGTACTCGAGCTGGTCCCAGTCGTCGCCGAGACCGCCGGACGGCATCGCCCACTCCGTGCGCAGGGTTTCCCGGCGCGCGGGCAGCAGCAGTTTCGAAAGCAGTTCGGTATCCGCGGGGGAACCTTCCCAGTTCAACTCCGCCAGCGAATCGCTGACATCGCCGGTCGTCCGCGCCAGGCACGCCGAAACGCGCTCACGGATCTCCGGGGTTTCATCATCGAGCAGCCGCAACAACACGGACAGCTCCGGGGTGGCAATGGCCGAAGCATTCATGGGTTTAGGGGGATGGGGGGTGAATCAAGGGTCAGGTATCGTCGGGGAACGATTCCCGTCCGCACGCACCATCGCAGAAATCGCCCGCGCCCGCCATGCGTCCTTTCCCGTAGGTTGACAAGGAAGGAAGCGGTGCTGGGGACGCTCAACCTTTGAAGATCATCCACTGCCGCCAACAAAAAAGGCCGCCTTGTGGGCGACCTGAATCAGGAAGAAAAGATGGTGCGCGATACAGGGTTCGAACCTGTGACCCCTACCGTGTCAAGGTAGTGCTCTACCACTGAGCTAACCGCGCGTTCCGTTGCGGGGCCGCAGGCTAGGAGCCGGATTCCGGCGATGCAATCCCTTTTTTGATTTCGTGACGAAGTTTGTTTCAAAGGCCCGAAACGAGCCAGAGGTAGCCGCGCTCGTGAGAGCGTGGGCCGGGTGAATTCACCTCTTCCCTGGCAGTCCCAGTCCCTTCATCGGGTCCAATGGGCGCAGCGCGAACAGCCGAGGGAAGCTCCCGAAGGTCCCTGCGCCCCAGCCTGGAAAAGCGTCGCCCTCCCACGGGGCTCCAAGAAGCGCGGCGCGGAGGCGGACCACCCATACAAGGGTGCGGGAGAATCCACCCCACCCACGCTCTTCCGAGCGCGGCTACCTGCTGCTCCCAAAAATAAGGGCGGGGAGTCCGGAGACTCCCCGCCTTTCAAAAACATCTACGTGGACGCGAACAGTCCGATCGCTTTCGGCGTGACGATTCTGTTTGCGGGTTGAAGGGTTAGGCCTTCTTGGCAGCCTTTTTGGCAGCGGCTTTCTTGGCCGGAGCCTTCTTGGCGACCTTCTTCGCGCTCTTGGCTGCCTTCTTGGCCGGCGCTTTCTTGGCGGGGGCCTTCTTGGCGGCTTTCTTCGCGACCTTCTTCACTGCAGCTTTCTTGGCAACCTTCTTGGCCGCCTTCTTCGCTACGGTCTTCTTAGCCACCTTTTTCGCGGCCTTCTTGGCGCTCTTGGCGACTTTCTTCGCTGCCTTCTTGGCAGCCTTCTTCGCCGGCGCTTTCTTCGCTGGCGCTTTCTTGGCCGGTGCCTTCTTAGCAGGCGCCTTCTTGGCCGGTGCCGCCTTCTTCACCGCAGCCTTCTTGGCAGGAGCCTTTTTGGCGGGGGCTTTCTTCGCGGCTTTTTTCGCGGGCTTTGCCGCGGCCTTCTTCGCTGTTTTTTTTGCAGCCATGGCTTTGTGTCGTTTGAGTTCGCGTTCGATGTTGGTTTTCTCTTCCGGTGTCAAAGTCCCGGCGGAGAGGAGCGCGAGGATCGCC comes from Luteolibacter sp. LG18 and encodes:
- a CDS encoding DEAD/DEAH box helicase: MDTPPFSELGLPEELLAAIESLGFERPSPIQALSIPVALTGSDLLGLSQTGSGKTAAFALPVLAKIDLKVHAPQALMVCPTRELAVQVCEEVHRLGEKMRGLRAVPVYGGAPMDRQLRALRDGAHIVVGTPGRLLDHVRRGSFDTSRIAHVVLDEADRMLDLGFREEMEEMLAALPKERQTLFFSATMSQGVKRLIEHFGRDPKTVKVEQKSMTVSTIDQSCIEVRERSKVEVISRLLDMEAPKLAIIFCNTKRAVDECTEALLARGYSADRLHGDITQQMRERVLKRFRDGIIEVLVATDVAARGLDVEDIEAVFNYDLPQDPEDYVHRIGRTGRAGRSGRAVSFVFGREIHRLEMIERYTRHPIRRERVPSQEQVEGKLADQLFEEVKDRLTESKFNSYQDQMDRLLEQGFTPTDVASVLFTMLRESSGREFGEIAEDREEPRERRRPGDRPVREPREPRERAPRGDDADMTPLFFSLGKMHGVRPGEIVGMLYGEAGLPQGSIGHIKLFDKHSRIDVRTEHAERLLQIVKGIKLRGRPFILDYDRGPGDRTRGHGH
- a CDS encoding BlaI/MecI/CopY family transcriptional regulator translates to MSRPTHPSNLELQALSVLWHEGPSTVAVILDALPDGKDRAYTTVLSVMQSLERKKLVKRVRVGRAHVYEAAYSQETIVRRATHEFLTNAFGGRLEEAILALLSAGTLTPEEKTNIERELKRHKAMAAKKTAKKAAAKPAKKAAKKAPAKKAPAKKAAVKKAAPAKKAPAKKAPAKKAPAKKAPAKKAAKKAAKKVAKSAKKAAKKVAKKTVAKKAAKKVAKKAAVKKVAKKAAKKAPAKKAPAKKAAKSAKKVAKKAPAKKAAAKKAAKKA
- a CDS encoding transglutaminase-like domain-containing protein, whose product is MNASAIATPELSVLLRLLDDETPEIRERVSACLARTTGDVSDSLAELNWEGSPADTELLSKLLLPARRETLRTEWAMPSGGLGDDWDQLEYLLRLLSDFLHDGVTMRQSLSDALDLLAEEAEENGGADSEEALRQYLFESGRFRGNKESYYDPRNSDLAFVIEAGTSNPIGLCLVFLFTARRLDLDVTGVGFPGHFLCRIQDEGQPVIVDCFDSGKRHHLASLLAAHPELGREQREALKFAAEPNMILNRVLLNLASSFAGLKQEEDAALIAELRETLD